The window TAGTTTTTAATCAGTCAAAACTCTCATTGCCTTCAGCAGTAAATTTGCCTGAGTATAAACTGAATACAGATGCCAGATTTGTCCCTATACAAATTATTTCCTTCCAGTCTCAATTGAAATTAAGATGAATAAATTAGGTGGTATGGGCACAGATAGGACAAGAATGCAAAACCTCTCATGTTTTGAATGTATATCTAATGCTTGCGAGAAGAGCTATTATTTATATAAAGCCAGTAAGAATTCCAATGAAGCAATAATTAGAAAAGAATACTTGATGAATTACAGCAATATAGTCATTAAATGTGATTTTCAGTGGAGTCACTTTTAGACAGCAATCTGCAAAAATTATTTCTATGAGAAGTTGAGGCATTAATATCTTCAGTTTTAAAAGAATGATACCCAAGCACAGATTTTTTACATTTCATAAACATTAGATATTCAGCAGAAGCAAACAACATGGTTGTTTCCTCCACTAGTGAAACTGGGTGAAGATATCTTCTAGAGCCTAGTGGAGAGCCATGTCCATTTAAACCAGCATAAACTTCTGCCCCACAAGTACAGTTTGTGTCTGTGTGCGCACATGCGTATATCAGAGATACTTACAATGGTCGAAAGACACTTGCATGCATTCAACCATTGTTACCTGCTTAACTGGAAGTAGCTTGGATATTATGCTATCCATACTCTACCTTTCTAAAATACACGAGTTAAATTGCAGTGTTTATGAGCTAAGTAGTTCTACTTCTCTCAAAACAGTTTtgtagggaaggaaaaaaaaattccaaaagcaCAACATGCTAAAACTTTGGAGTACCAGTCAAGGAAAGCCAATTAGCTAGTTTTCATTCATTCAGCATAGCACATTGAGAGCACACCTTTTTCCTCCTAGCCAAAGAAGCAGACTTCAGTATTATCATTGACATCCATGGGGCTACTTGCCCTAGAGAGAATGTGATTCCTGCTTCCCTGGAATCAGTTAACCCAACAGGAAATTTCTATTTTTGTGTTGCTGAGAGAACAGCAGCAGTCTAACTTTATTTCATGAAAATTTCCTTAGGCTTACCAATAGTAGGCCTAGTAAAATTCATTCTGTTTAACCTTGTTAAGTAGCTCACCTTAGGTCCTAAGAAGGAAAGTATGCTTACCCAagaagaaggggaaaagaaaaccACAAACAGGTCATAATAGGAGTAAATTAAACTTTGTTTAGATTAAACTTGTCAGCATGTGAAAACCAATTCTCACAAGAAAGAACTAGCTAGCTCCAGGTAAATAAAATGTAACTAAAGTATCAGTGGAAGCCAGAGTAATCATTGTATCCCATTAATTAAATCTACAAAAAATAAATGTCAGCTCCAAGAATTCAGTTCCCCAGATATTCTTCTAGCAGGGTGAAATCACAAAGAGCCTGGCCTCAGGCTAGATTCAGACTCTTGCAGTCTCAATTGAATAAAACGCGCTATAAATTTTAAGGGCCATAGCACATAAGGAAGACAGAATATGAGTTCTCACAGATAGGATCTTCAGTACAGGAAAAGGCAAAGCAGAGAGATTTGGGAATAGTTACTGAACAAATGATCAGTCTCGTAAGATCATAAGCTCTTCAAGAAAGAAACTTTGTCTACCTTTATGGTTGTGCAGTACCCAGGgatggcgctaccatttaggcagcctaggcaatcgcctagggtgccagaataattggtgggcagcattttgccgcagggggtggcaggcagctccggtggagctgccgcagtggtgcctgcagagagtcTGCTGTTCCGAGGCtctagtggagctgccgcagttatgCCTGTGAACGGTCGGCTCCTTGCTCGGCTCCGGTCAACCGCCTGCtgccacaactgcggcagctccaccagagccacgggaccagagtgtggggcggcgaaattcccGTCCTCCTAAggagctcaaacccctagcgccggtcctggcagtACCTAGCAAAAAACTCCCTAGTCAGAATCAAGGTACTGTGTTATGGTAGCATCTATAACTATTAATCATAACTAAAGGTTGAAACCTAGtacattaaatattaattttggttTCTGTGCCAGGAAACTTAAGTTATTTAACCTGTAGCTCCTTCCAATATCCCTGTTCATTCTTGCATTGACTTTACTACTGATTTTCATGTCATCAGCACTATTTTTTTAAGGCATTGCAGAATATTTAGGAGCTTTTTGTCTAACAGAAAGACTTTCTTGCACATTTAGGTGGCAGAATATTTTCCATCTGGTTTTTGAAATAGAGATTATGGAACCATGCCAGTACTTTAATCTTCAGACTTATTTGGTACATTGCCTGGGTCCAGCTGAAGTGCTGCTGTTCTCTTCTTTTccaaagtgagagagagaaaaccatCTCTCTCATATGGCAGATTTAATAAATTGATCAAGATAATTAGTGTCATGCCGTCTGTCCCTTATGTAAGGAGAGCATTAGTCAGGGAAAGACTCCCATCTGGGCCATGAACCAGTTTGTAACCAGTGCCATGAACAGGCCAAACTATACATGTTATCTAGCATCCAACAGGAAACATATCTGCTGTGATGTCCTCTGATATCAGGTGGGGATGTACCTTGCtcctatttattttattattgcaaTCCAGATTGCAGAGTGAAACAATCCACTCAGTGAAGATCCACAAGCCTTGTGGAAATGCATTTCAGCAACATAAGATGACACTACATGCAATCATAAAAGACACAGAAACCCTTTTAGATGCTCATAGGAAAGCTCAGGTAATGAGCCATATATAGCTGCAGTTTCCTGAAAATGACATTCTGACTATACTTTTAACCTTCCACTCATGGGTCAACTTGTAAATGCTACAAAAGGCCCCAAACCCATTGgatttactatttattttgtttcaagTTATAAAAATGCACCCTCTAGTTCTTAGGTTTGTGCTTAGTTTTCACAACAATAGATTAGCAAATAGGATTCAATATCACAAAATGTGGACCAGTCTAAATTTTCATAATTCCAGACTCCAGAACAACCACCCATCTGCTTGTCTGTCCCTCTCCTCTTGTGAGAACCTGGAAGAACTGACAGGCCTAATATTATGTTTGATGGTGAATAAATCTGGGATCTGAGAATCCAATGGGGGAAATAAACTTCCCAGTGGAAGACTACTTGTTGAAAACATTCTGCCTCCAGCTTCCTCATAACAAACCAGAAGACAGTTAGCCTGAGCACTTCAGATTTCAACTGCGTAATATCAGACAGAGAAGATCTTGGAGCAATGGGATCAAGGCCATTTACATTTTTGTAAGTTAAAACTGACACACCTTAAATTGCACCTATAGGGGAATAGGAAGCTAGTGCGGATGGTGAGGTGTGTTCCCTGTAACAGACATCTTTTAACAGATGGGTCACGCAGTCCCAGCTAGAAATGGTCAAAAATTTCtgtcaacatttttctttcttcctatGGAAAATTACTTTTTCTTGAAAACAATCATTTTGGTCAacatattttgtcttttttttaattgaaaaatagtTGAAACACGTTTTTATTTCATTGATAGGATGAGCTCTAATTCCTGCTGATGCATCCAAGTGATATTCTGAGAGGACAACAATCAAAATTTCATCTATATGACCTATCTCTTTTGATTGACATCAACCATATATACTTTGTTACAACTCCATCCTACAAGGTCCTGATCAAGTAAAatacttaagcatatgtttaactttaagcacatgaataaattCCATTGAAGCTTAAGTATTTTGTTTGATCACGGCCtatattaattgattataatGAAGGATGGAAACATTTTTATTGCTTTATTATTCACAAATAAGGAAGTTTCAGGGCTATGTGGAACAGATTTCCCTCCATAAACAAGTGAATCTCATTAAAGAAAACCATCACGTTAAAATGAATGTTTGCAGTTCAGCATTATTTGCTAACtacaattataaaatattgtTCTATTAACGGAAATAATGGTTCTTCAAATACGTAGGGCTCAGAGGGAGATAATCCTTTTGTACCtttaaagcttttatttttttttaaacctaacaaTTAAATAAATCAAGAACACGAAGCACATTGAACCTTttgtgaggttttttgttttgttttgtttttggttctaTGAATGATAAGGATATAGTTTTTACAACTAATCAAGAAGCAAAAATAGTCTAGACAATGCTTCTGGgactgattttcatttacactaacaTAACTTTATACCCCTCTGTTATGGTAAATGGTCTATGAAGTGGgcataaattatatttatattctCTTCAACATCCATTTATCCTGCCAGAAAGGTGTAAAATGGCCTTAGCATAAAGGAGAATCAGGGTCTGATATTTACAGACCCTGCAAAGGAGACACATGGCTGCAAAGAGAGACTGTCATCTTAAAGATTAATTTAGTAAAATTGGAGCTTACTTTGCCCTATTTTTTTCCCGTGAGGTTACATGTCATTCTGGTGGACAGGAAATACATCTTTACTGATCctgggcctggtccacactacgcagttaaatcgattttaacagcgttaaatcgatttaacgctgtacctgtccacaatACAATgaactttaaatcgatttaaagggctcttaaaatcgatttctgtactcctccccaacgagaagagtaacgctaaaatagatattagtatatcgatttagggttagtgtggccgcaaatcgaagttattggcctctgggcggtatcccacagtgcaccagtggccgctctggacaggtaactgaactctaatgcactggccaggtatacaggaaaagccccacgaacttttgaattgcatttcctgtttggccagcatggagttgtgatcagcacaggtgaccatgcagagctcatcagcacaggtaacaatgcagtctcctgagaatagaaaaagagcacctgcatggaccgcacgagaggtactggatcttatcgctatatagggagaggattcagtgctaacagaactgcgttccaaaagacgaaatgaaaaaatttttgaaaaaatttccaataccatgagggagagaggccacaccagggactcagtgcagtgcagagtgaaagtgaaggagctcagacaagcctaccagaaaaccaaagcagcaaatggcagatccggatcagggccaaaacCATGCCGCTTCTAagcggagctgcatgcaattttagggggctgtgccaccactacccccccccttgtccgtggattccgaggtgggggttataatttcaatcatggatgaggattcagcggagggggaagatgatgaggaggaagaggaggaagagcttgcagagagcacacagcactccattctccccaacagccaggagctttttgtgacccagacggaattaccgtcccagcccttccaagccactagcccagacagtgaagccatggaagcgacctctggtaagtgtacctttgtaaatataaaacatagtttaaaagcaagccctttttaatgattgatttgccatgagtcTTTGGCATGCATTAccaggcattaaagttactggaacagtttgttaacacgtctggggatggagcggaaatcctcaagggacatctccatgaagcgctcctggaggtacttcaaaagcctttgcagacggtttctgggcaaggcagccttgttctgtccaccatggtaggacattttaccatgccatgcatgtagcaagtaatcgggtatcattgcatgacaaagcctagctgcgtatggtcccggtgattgcaggcattcaagaaacatccgttctttatcttgctctgttatcctcagcagagtgatatcgttcatggtaacctggttgaaattaaggaattttattaaggggacagccattcctactgggctgcttgcctgttgcttaaaagaaatccttccttgcaggtagccaagcggggggaggagagggggcttAATggagctgagctttttagcgtttggccagcaggaatcttgccagctaccagccacgcggtgaggggggggaggagaaagcgggggtgattagcagtgatctgccattataccaatcatgaggtggggggaggggtaaagcaattccagtgttagggttagggtttggcatctgctgctccttgttaaagaatcagcacagggagaagctacATGCCTCTTTGTAtggcttaccatgaccgcatgcaagctgaattgtgatgcccggacctgtatctgtgttgatctgttacaccacagctgcaggcactcaatactaaaagaatccaaatgcgaccttgtagtgaaatcacatgtgctatgtaaggtgaatagtgttgttcactgtgaaagagtataaccattgttctgtgaaatgtatcttttataatccttctatcactattttcccccactcatgcagctgcaaatttttcaagcctccctactccatcccgaaggctagctcagataaggcggaggaagaagaggacacgagatgaaatgttcacagaaatcatggcagtaacctgcaatgaaagagctcatctgggggagtggaaggacgtggtagcaaagtacaggaaaaatgccagtgaacgtgaggacaggagggacaaacgtgaggataggagagacgctcgagatgagaggtggcggcaggaagatcagaggtgtaggcaggaagatcagcggtggcgggatgcaacgctggagctgctgcttgatcaaactgacatcctccaacatctggtggatcttcaggaagagcagcggggtcacagaatGCCACTCCaacccatgtttaaccaccctcagtactcaccatgttccatatcttcctcacccaaacGTGTAAGAAcacatgggggaaggctttctgcacccgcccactccacccccgtggacagtccaaccaaaaggctgtcattacattgaaatgtccttaatggcctttttcttccttcctatcctcctcccaaaccacacccaggataccttgttaattctctgcctctttttataattacatgttttttaaaccatagtaactttatttccagcagcaagctgtaatcgaagggggagggtgggttgcttacaggaggagtcaataaaggtggggaggttcatgaaggggagacaaacacaacagtcacaccgtaccctggctcgtgatgaaactcgttttcaaggcttctctgatgcgcaccgcttcctggtgagctcttctaatcgccctggtgtctggctgcgcataatcagcggccaggtgatttgcctcagcctcccatcctgccataaaggtctcccccttactttcacagagattgtgaagcacacagcaagcagcaataacaaaggggacattggtttggctgaggtctgagcgagtgagtaatgttcaccagcgggcttttaaacggccaaaagcacattctaccaccattctgcacttgctcagcgtgtagctgaacagctcctgaccactgtccaggctgcctgtgtatggcttcatgagccacggcatcaaggggtaggctgggtcacccaggataacgacaggcatttcaacatccccaactgttattttttggtccgggaagtaagtcccttgctgcaggcatttaaacagagcagtgcttctgaagacgcgagcgtcatgaacccttcctggccatcccacgtggatgttggtgaaacgtcccttgtgatccaccagtgcttgcagcaccattgaaaagtaacccttgcggtttatgtactgggtgccgtggtgctctggtgccaagatagggatatgggttccatctttCGCCCccgcacagttagggaatcccattgcagcaaagtcatccactatgacctgcacgtttcccagagtcacaacctttcttagcagcagcttaatgattgctttggctacttgcaacacaacagcccccacagcagattttcccactccaaattgattcccgactgaccggtagctgtctggcattgcaagcttccagagggctattgccacacgcttctccactgtgagggctgctctcatcctggtattatggtgtttcagggcaggggaaagcaagtcacaaagttaaAAGAAactgctcttacgcatgcgaaagttctgcagccactgctaattgtcccacacctgcaaaactatgcggtcccaccagtctgtgcttgtttcctgggcccaaaatcagaGTTCagtgggtagaacctcccccattaccagcaggagcgcCAAAGCGCGGGGGCCTGCGGTTAGgaagaaatcagtgtccatgtcctcatcactctcgtcgccacgctgccgtagctgcctcctcctctcctgcgtttgcaggtcatggttcaccatagacagcacgagaatgcgtgaggagtttacaacgtccacgatcgtgctactgagctgagcagggtccatgcttgctgtgctatggtgtttgctcAGTTCAGCCagtaaaaaaggcgcgaaatggctgtctgctgctttcaggaagggaagggtgaggctgtatccagaaccacctgcgacaatgatttttgccccatcaggcactggggtattaacccagaattccaagggtcagggaagactgcgggaactatgggatagctacgggatagctacccacagtgcaatgctctggaaatcgatggtagcctaggaccatggacgcacaccgccgaattaatgtgcctagtgtggacgcataaaattgactttataatatctgttttataaaaccggtttaaattaattcaaaattatgctgtagtgtagacgtacccttgaaGAGGCAGGTAATTTCCTATCCTCCAGGAGTTTTGATTGCTCCAGCCACAATTGAACACAATGAAGAGCTTTAAGATGATTTAGAATTGACTGAAAACTCATCTGCCTACATTTTAGTAAAATAGTTTTTTGCAAGTTCCTACTGATTGTAAGACTTAAGAGgttttgtatatattttaagaaaatgaaaagcTGATCCTAATGTGGAACTAGTTAGAGGTCTCTTATTCCTCTGATTTCTAGTCCAGCCTTATCCACACTggtatttcctcctcctcctccccatgccaaattttatatgtatatattcaaCCATGTTTGTTAGACATTTTAGACTATTTTTCAATTTGAATATCAAATTATATTCTTGCAATTTTCATGCAGTGGACAGATAGGAATTGTTATGCTAGTATGGATCAAACTCAATAGTTTTTCTTTAGCTGGCACTTAAAGTATACTGGGTGTTTTAGAGAAAGTGGAAAATTTGCTATAATGCACAGTGCCAAATGTCCAGTGCTGTACAAGAAACGGAGAATGTTTGTAGAGGAAAGGACTTTTCTTCCTGACTCCTGCTGATTATCTTAATATCCTGTGAAACATAGAAGTCAATAACTCTCTGCAATTCTTATCCTATCCATTTTTTACTACAAATGCTGTTCTCATTCATACGCAATCTCTAATGCTTTTAACAATCTTGTTATGCTATTTGAATCAACAATATCCTTTTAAGCGACTTTCACAGTTTAATTATACATTGCTTTGGAAAGCATTTTTCtattcattttaaattgtttgccttttaatttcaaCAAATATCCTCTTGCTCATTTTGTGAGGCAATCTGAATTGCATTTTCTagaataattataattatttttcttcttcctccaagACAAAATTAAATAATCTGAAGTTTCAGATTTAGCTCCTGACCCTGCAGTTAGCTCAGGGCAGGTAGATCTTTAATTTCAGTGTGGGTCCATCCATGCGAGGTATTGCAAGATTAGTCTGAGTGAATGATAACCACCACTTCTACCATGAATATTTTGTGTACATAACTTCATAGTTTACACACTATTAGCTGTTATAATAGGCTGttgtttgtattatttttttaatttagccaTGGATTTCAGGTGATAGAGCTTAGAGTAGTTTTGTTCCCATTAATTTATTATATCTAGAGTTTTtgtatattcctcattttcagacAGTATATTTGAGCTTTCTGGTCATTTAATTAGTGGGGTGCTCATTAGAAAAAGTCTGATTGCTATAACAAGGCATAAATCAAATCTTTGCCTAAAATTCAGATACAGAATGAAGCAAACTTTTTATGCTTGAAAactctttatattttttatttctatgCCTTTTCACATGTAGTTCCACTCCCAGTATCCATTTGCCTATAATATAACAGCTTTTGCTTATGGCTGCAAATAATAAAATGCTGATTATATGGAATTCACTTCATATtcaaaacttttttaaatttagatCATTCCCCTTAGTCATCAGGCTAAGTAAAACAAATCAAGGTCACTATCTTCCAGCCATGA of the Gopherus flavomarginatus isolate rGopFla2 chromosome 1, rGopFla2.mat.asm, whole genome shotgun sequence genome contains:
- the LOC127043244 gene encoding uncharacterized protein LOC127043244, coding for MEATSAANFSSLPTPSRRLAQIRRRKKRTRDEMFTEIMAVTCNERAHLGEWKDVVAKYRKNASEREDRRDKREDRRDARDERWRQEDQRCRQEDQRWRDATLELLLDQTDILQHLVDLQEEQRGHRMPLQPMFNHPQIRPLERKILKAGVDCSHSIFPADYASFPQQTHSCMEAEANGLNPENEVVDEEVELKEDVGRETGLSGELPVSPPVVENFTLPTSNYFCRDQNSTQASSIWAQSEAVYMLEMNP